A single Argentina anserina chromosome 7, drPotAnse1.1, whole genome shotgun sequence DNA region contains:
- the LOC126802356 gene encoding uncharacterized protein LOC126802356, translated as MAAAEARTGWQRRGNCCFVHGDVRSGQRFSRRPSSSSSKESDSAHENASYGIDHVIPDRTPFNSNPELTPSTRWWLNLEPNFGPQKEFIYDQQKSLDAELEVLSSGYINKTAIISDYYQCKEVSSNQSDCEKSGNSILEKPCTVSVTSPKSDPSKRMQELKAGTGDGRQFLNKRDTGEFWYSDDDFMNLDSFSSLDSEQSKKLSPDLDSQWVENEKSEPWWRSTGKDELASLVAQKSLENVENCDLPRPHIKHSRMGPAASTKFPDPNLSFDQITELGLSNVTAYTQGSFTSGHSTYDQDSPLSHNNDSAATHQDEPADERSKAQLLEALCHSQTRARKAEKAAQQAYTEKEHIISLFFKQASQLFAYKQWLHLLQIENFCLQLNKKDGLPWSPYKGRHMKKKKGQRRAGKRSDNSPTYEISKGAVAFALGLGLAGAGLLLGWTMGWLFPAA; from the exons ATGGCAGCAGCTGAAGCACGGACTGGATGGCAGCGTAGAGGAAATTGTTGTTTTGTCCATGGTGATGTAAGGAGTGGTCAAAGATTTTCTCGTCGTCCGTCATCATCTTCCTCAAAGGAATCTGATAGTGCTCATGAGAATGCTTCATATGGGATTGATCATGTTATCCCAGATCGCACGCCCTTTAACTCAAATCCGGAGCTAACACCCAGCACCAGGTGGTGGTTAAACCTGGAACCAAACTTTGGACCTCAGAAGGAATTTATCTATGATCAGCAAAAGAGCCTGGACGCTGAACTTGAAGTTCTAAGTTCTGGTTATATTAATAAAACTGCCATCATAAGTGATTATTATCAGTGCAAGGAGGTATCTAGCAATCAAAGTGATTGTGAAAAGAGTGGCAATAGTATATTGGAGAAACCATGCACGGTTTCAGTCACTTCTCCAAAAAGTGACCCAAGTAAGAGAATGCAAGAACTCAAGGCTGGAACTGGTGATGGGCGGCAGTTTCTAAACAAAAGGGACACAGGAGAGTTTTGGTACTCTGATGATGATTTCATGAACTTGGATTCTTTTAGCAGCTTGGATTCTGAACAAAGCAAGAAACTGTCTCCCGATTTAGATTCCCAATGGGTGGAAAATGAGAAGTCCGAACCATGGTGGCGATCCACTGGTAAAGATGAGTTGGCTTCCTTGGTTGCTCAGAAGTCGCTTGAAAATGTCGAGAATTGTGATCTTCCACGTCCTCATATTAAGCATAGTAGGATGGGTCCTGCCGCTTCTACAAAGTTTCCTGACCCTAATTTGTCTTTTGATCAGATTACTGAACTGGGCCTTTCCAATGTCACCGCTTATACTCAGGGAAGCTTTACTTCAGGTCACTCAACATATGATCAAGACAGTCCTCTAAG TCACAACAATGATTCTGCTGCTACCCACCAAGATGAGCCAGCAGATGAGCGGAGCAAAGCTCAGCTGCTGGAAGCTTTGTGTCATTCTCAAACACGAGCTAGGAAAGCTGAGAAAGCTGCACAGCAGGCATATACAGAGAAGGAGCACATCATCAGTCTCTTTTTCAAACAGGCGTCACAGCTGTTTGCCTACAAGCAGTGGCTCCATTTGCTCCAAATCGAGAACTTTTGCCTGCAGCTCAATAAGAAAGATGGCTTACCATGGTCCCCATACAAAGGCAGAcacatgaagaagaagaagggtcAGCGCAGGGCAGGAAAGAGGAGCGACAACAGCCCAACGTATGAGATTAGCAAGGGTGCTGTTGCTTTTGCACTAGGATTAGGTCTTGCTGGTGCGGGCTTGCTCCTCGGATGGACTATGGGCTGGTTGTTTCCAGCTGCTTAA
- the LOC126803121 gene encoding LOW QUALITY PROTEIN: uncharacterized protein LOC126803121 (The sequence of the model RefSeq protein was modified relative to this genomic sequence to represent the inferred CDS: inserted 1 base in 1 codon; substituted 1 base at 1 genomic stop codon) translates to MQSANPHKVGFTCLFPVRALGSRAFASVGSVENHVSAPNNTHRYEGSKSYFERELQELFDEVKMLVMNGEKEDAVDLLRANYEAVKERMDAGVRGIGEAATIDIIALGYMVIGDFKFVESLLDMLNEMVGSLRYDEPLLDSVLVHMGSMYSTLGKFDISMLVYRRAIDNMEKIYGKDSIFLITPILGMAKALTSIGRTKKAVEFYHRXITILESSRGTESEDLAIPLFGLGSLLLKQGKPIEAETPFMXILNIYTTLYGEDDGRVGMAMSSLAHVKCALGKADEAIDLYKKALKVVKESNYMSPDDSIVEKMRIDLAELLHAIGRGEEGRELLEECLLITEKHKGKEDPSSVTHLINLATSHSRSKNYVEAERLLRMSLQVLAKTVAPDDQSISFPMLHLALTLYQLKRDEEAEQLALRALHIREKAFGKDTLPVAEALNCLVSIQTRLMRDDEVLLDQLKRVLSIQEKEFGPESKDVLTTLKKVVHYLDKLGRKNDKLLLQKRLSALRSKLKQQFQQL, encoded by the exons ATGCAGTCAGCAAATCCCCACAAAGTAGGCTTCACTTGCTTATTCCCTGTCAGAGCATTGGGTTCTAGAGCTTTTGCTTCAGTTGGGTCGGTTGAGAATCATGTCTCAGCTCCAAACAACACTCACAG GTATGAAGGTTCTAAAAGTTATTTTGAGAGGGAGTTGCAAGAGTTGTTCGATGAAGTGAAAATGCTGGTTATGAATGGGGAGAAAGAAGATGCGGTAGACCTGCTTCGAGCGAATTATGAGGCTGTGAAGGAGAGGATGGATGCCGGTGTTAGAGGCATTGGGGAAGCTGCTACCATTGACATCATAGCTTTAGGATACATGGTCATTGGTGACTTCAAGTTTGTCGAGTCATTATTGGATATG TTGAATGAGATGGTTGGTAGTCTAAGGTATGATGAACCGCTTCTGGATTCAGTCCTCGTGCATATGGGAAGTATGTACTCAACTTTGGGGAAGTTTGATATATCAATGCTTGTATATAGGAGGGCGATTGATAACATGGAGAAGATATATG GGAAAGATAGTATCTTTCTTATCACACCAATTTTGGGCATGGCAAAAGCTCTCACTTCTATCGGAAGGACTAAAAAAGCAGTAGAGTTCTACCACC GCATAACTATTCTTGAATCGAGCAGAGGCACTGAAAGTGAGGACTTGGCCATACCTTTGTTTGGTCTCGGCAGCCTTTTACTCAAACAAGGGAAACCTATTGAAGCGGAAACTCCTTTTATGTG aattttaaatatatacacaacGTTGTACGGAGAAGACGACGGAAGAGTTGGAATGGCAATGAGTTCCCTGGCCCATGTGAAGTGTGCATTGG GAAAGGCAGATGAAGCAATCGATTTGTATAAAAAGGCTCTTAAAGTCGTCAAGGAATCCAATTATATGTCTCCTGATGACAGCATAGTGGAGAAGATGCGGATAGATTTGGCAGAATTACTACATGCCATTGGAAG GGGAGAGGAAGGCCGAGAGCTACTGGAGGAATGCTTGCTGATCACTGAGAAACATAAAGGCAAAGAGGACCCCAGCTCAGTGACACACCTCATCAATCTCGCAACTTCTCATTCACGCTCAAAGAACTATGTGGAGGCTGAGCGCTTGCTAAGGATGAGTTTGCAGGTCTTGGCAAAGACGGTGGCGCCCGATGACCAATCCATTTCATTCCCAATGTTGCACCTCGCACTTACTCTTTACCAATTAAAACGGGATGAGGAAGCAGAACAACTCGCCCTCCGGGCTTTGCACATTCGTGAGAAAGCATTCGGAAAAGACACCCTTCCTGTTG CTGAGGCTCTCAACTGTCTGGTGTCGATCCAAACTAGACTGATGAGGGACGACGAGGTGTTACTGGATCAGCTGAAGAGGGTTTTGAGCATCCAGGAAAAAGAGTTCGGCCCCGAGAGCAAGGATGTCTTGACAACTCTAAAAAAAGTCGTACATTACCTAGACAAACTAGGCAGGAAAAACGACAAGCTCCTCTTGCAGAAAAGACTCTCTGCCCTTAGATCAAAACTCAAACAACAATTTCAACAATTATAG
- the LOC126804174 gene encoding uncharacterized protein LOC126804174 encodes MACMRNGRNALSQIIRDTKKNVYSSESERMMNPLVFACQGVRHRKLEVILTTNVDKLGKAGETVKVAPGHFRNHLMPKLLAVPNIDKYAYLIREQRKNAPMEEKEEEVEVKVVPVSQEVKMKEYEKLAKRLDNARLVLRRNIDLKKFRTRATKEDSIELRDAVTKDDILAEVARQLSIGLEPDNVHLPTPLTTVGEYEVRLRLPRSIPLPAGKVHWTLDVKIRCA; translated from the exons ATGGCGTGTATGCGAAATGGCAGAAATGCCCTCAGTCAGATCATCCGAGACACTAAGAAGAACGTCTATTCTTCCGAGTCGGAGCGCATGATGAATCCTCTGGTCTTCGCCTGCCAAGGAGTTCGGCATAGAAAGCTGGAAGTGATTTTAACCACG AATGTAGATAAGCTTGGCAAGGCCGGCGAGACGGTGAAGGTTGCGCCGGGGCATTTTCGCAACCACTTGATGCCGAAATTGCTGGCTGTCCCCAACATTGACAAATATGCATATCTCATAAGGGAGCAGAGGAAG AATGCTCCGATGGAAGAGAAGGAGGAAGAGGTGGAGGTTAAGGTGGTTCCTGTGTCCCAGGAAGTTAAGATGAAAGAATATGAGAAGCTGGCAAAGCGTCTGGATAATGCTCGTCTG GTACTGCGGAGGAACATTGATCTTAAAAAGTTCCGGACACGTGCAACAAAAGAAGACTCAATAGAATTGCGTGATGCTGTGACTAAGGATGACATTTTGGCCGAG GTGGCAAGGCAGCTCTCTATTGGCTTAGAACCTGACAATGTGCATTTACCAACTCCATTGACAACTGTGGGAGAGTATGAGGTACGGCTGCGCCTTCCGAGATCCATCCCTTTGCCGGCAGGGAAGGTTCATTGGACACTCGATGTTAAAATCCGATGCGCATAA
- the LOC126804173 gene encoding RNA-binding KH domain-containing protein RCF3 isoform X2, whose protein sequence is MERSRSKRSYYYDHQDYDTETVGRTRPRYNHHYSNTRDRHNNNNNRRAAAVKQQQGQQGQESASVTTSYRILCHDMKAGGVIGKSGSIIKSIRQHTGAWINVHELVAGDEERIIEISDQRRRDPEGRMPAFSPAQEALFLIHERILDSEVAGAEEDDEYGGGGGGGGGRGTRVATRLVVSRMHVGSLLGKGGKIIEQMRMETKTQIRVLPRDHNLPRCVSMSEEIVQVVGDPNNVKAAVEVISSRLRESQHRDRGNNFHGRAHSPERFFPPDDDYIPHMNNAGRKSSMDGSGYGSRLSGPNARNSNYGSRSSGYMIESGSAPMDDNVQPFYGEDLVFRMLCPVDKVDLVLGESDGIIDLLQNEIGVDVRATEPVAGADEQMIIISSEEGPDDELFPAQEALLHIQTRIVDLIPDGDNIITTRLLVSSSDIGCLEGRDGSLSDMMRHTGANIQILPREELPPCVSGNDMLLQIVGEIKVARDALVEVTSRLRSHVYRELFQKDNMTLSAPAPASSALDYINPIRQARTGNGPSIATYQNVQTAQPSKDSGVVVNEATKLNESEKREDVPTGLNRIPVTLVTRSILEVVIPEKAVSKLITKSKNMLAQISELSGARVTLVEDSPELTQKIIQISGTPEQTERAQSLLQGFILSTQEDDP, encoded by the exons ATGGAGAGGTCTAGATCCAAGAGATCTTACTACTATGACCACCAGGACTATGACACCGAGACCGTCGGCCGGACTCGGCCGAGGTACAACCACCACTACTCCAACACCAGAGACCgccacaacaacaacaacaaccgtCGGGCGGCGGCGGTGAAGCAGcagcaggggcagcaggggcaGGAGTCGGCGTCGGTGACGACGTCGTACAGGATACTGTGCCACGATATGAAGGCGGGAGGGGTGATAGGGAAGTCCGGGAGTATAATCAAGTCGATTCGGCAGCACACCGGCGCGTGGATCAACGTGCACGAGCTCGTCGCCGGCGACGAGGAGCGGATCATCGAGATTTCCGACCAGCGGCGGCGCGACCCCGAGGGGAGAATGCCGGCGTTCTCGCCGGCGCAGGAGGCGCTGTTCCTGATCCACGAGCGGATTCTGGACAGCGAGGTCGCCGGCGCGGAGGAGGACGACGAGtacggcggcggcggaggcggcggaggagggagagggaCACGTGTCGCGACGAGGCTAGTGGTGTCGAGAATGCATGTGGGGAGTTTGCTGGGGAAAGGAGGGAAGATAATAGAGCAAATGAGGATGGAGACAAAGACTCAGATTAGGGTTTTGCCGAGGGATCATAATCTGCCTCGCTGTGTTTCCATGTCTGAGGAGATTGTTCAG GTAGTAGGCGATCCGAATAATGTAAAGGCTGCTGTGGAAGTTATTTCATCTCGCTTGAGGGAGAGTCAGCACCGTGACCGCGGAAATAATTTCCATGGACGAGCACATTCACCAGAACGGTTCTTTCCTCCTGATGATGATTATATTCCTCACATGAACAATGCTGGACGTAAGTCATCCATGGATGGGTCTGGTTACGGGTCAAGATTATCCGGTCCCAATGCGAGAAACAGCAACTATGGCTCGCGTTCATCTGGTTATATGATAGAATCAGGGTCTGCTCCGATGGATGATAATGTGCAGCCCTTTTATGGAGAAGACCTTGTGTTTCGAATGCTTTGTCCAGTTGATAAAGTTGATCTTGTCCTCGGAGAGTCTGATGGAATTATAGATTTGCTTCAAAATGAGATTGGTGTGGATGTCAGGGCTACTGAACCTGTGGCCGGAGCAGATGAACAGATGATCATAATTTCTTCTGAGGAG GGCCCTGATGATGAGCTGTTTCCGGCTCAGGAAGCTTTACTGCATATCCAAACTCGTATTGTTGATCTTATTCCAGATGGAGACAATATTATAACTACCAGGTTACTCGTTTCATCAAGTGATATTGGATGCTTGGAGGGAAGAGACGGGTCTTTATCAGACATGATGCGACATACTGGTGCAAATATACAAATTCTGCCCAGAGAAGAACTTCCTCCTTGTGTATCAGGGAATGATATGCTTTTACAG ATAGTAGGAGAAATAAAAGTAGCTAGAGATGCTCTTGTTGAGGTGACATCAAGACTAAGGAGTCACGTATACAGGGAGTTGTTTCAAAAGGATAACATGACGCTTTCAGCCCCTGCCCCTGCAAGCAGTGCTCTAGATTACATTAATCCTATTCGTCAAGCTCGTACTGGAAATGGCCCTTCTATAGCTACGTATCAAAATGTGCAAACTGCTCAGCCATCAAAG GACTCTGGAGTGGTTGTCAATGAAGCAACAAAGCTGAATGAAAGTGAAAAACGTGAAGATGTTCCTACGGGGCTGAATAG AATACCTGTGACACTTGTCACTCGGAGTATACTTGAAGTTGTCATACCCGAGAAGGCTGTTTCAAAGCTCAtaacaaaatcgaaaaacatgCTTGCTCAGATCAGCGAG TTATCGGGAGCCAGGGTAACCCTGGTAGAGGATAGTCCAGAGTTAACCCAAAAGATCATTCAGATTTCCGGTACTCCAGAGCAGACTGAGAGGGCTCAGAGCTTGCTCCAGGGTTTTATATTAAGCA CACAAGAAGACGACCCTTGA
- the LOC126804173 gene encoding RNA-binding KH domain-containing protein RCF3 isoform X1, with protein MERSRSKRSYYYDHQDYDTETVGRTRPRYNHHYSNTRDRHNNNNNRRAAAVKQQQGQQGQESASVTTSYRILCHDMKAGGVIGKSGSIIKSIRQHTGAWINVHELVAGDEERIIEISDQRRRDPEGRMPAFSPAQEALFLIHERILDSEVAGAEEDDEYGGGGGGGGGRGTRVATRLVVSRMHVGSLLGKGGKIIEQMRMETKTQIRVLPRDHNLPRCVSMSEEIVQVVGDPNNVKAAVEVISSRLRESQHRDRGNNFHGRAHSPERFFPPDDDYIPHMNNAGRKSSMDGSGYGSRLSGPNARNSNYGSRSSGYMIESGSAPMDDNVQPFYGEDLVFRMLCPVDKVDLVLGESDGIIDLLQNEIGVDVRATEPVAGADEQMIIISSEEGPDDELFPAQEALLHIQTRIVDLIPDGDNIITTRLLVSSSDIGCLEGRDGSLSDMMRHTGANIQILPREELPPCVSGNDMLLQIVGEIKVARDALVEVTSRLRSHVYRELFQKDNMTLSAPAPASSALDYINPIRQARTGNGPSIATYQNVQTAQPSKDSGVVVNEATKLNESEKREDVPTGLNSRIPVTLVTRSILEVVIPEKAVSKLITKSKNMLAQISELSGARVTLVEDSPELTQKIIQISGTPEQTERAQSLLQGFILSTQEDDP; from the exons ATGGAGAGGTCTAGATCCAAGAGATCTTACTACTATGACCACCAGGACTATGACACCGAGACCGTCGGCCGGACTCGGCCGAGGTACAACCACCACTACTCCAACACCAGAGACCgccacaacaacaacaacaaccgtCGGGCGGCGGCGGTGAAGCAGcagcaggggcagcaggggcaGGAGTCGGCGTCGGTGACGACGTCGTACAGGATACTGTGCCACGATATGAAGGCGGGAGGGGTGATAGGGAAGTCCGGGAGTATAATCAAGTCGATTCGGCAGCACACCGGCGCGTGGATCAACGTGCACGAGCTCGTCGCCGGCGACGAGGAGCGGATCATCGAGATTTCCGACCAGCGGCGGCGCGACCCCGAGGGGAGAATGCCGGCGTTCTCGCCGGCGCAGGAGGCGCTGTTCCTGATCCACGAGCGGATTCTGGACAGCGAGGTCGCCGGCGCGGAGGAGGACGACGAGtacggcggcggcggaggcggcggaggagggagagggaCACGTGTCGCGACGAGGCTAGTGGTGTCGAGAATGCATGTGGGGAGTTTGCTGGGGAAAGGAGGGAAGATAATAGAGCAAATGAGGATGGAGACAAAGACTCAGATTAGGGTTTTGCCGAGGGATCATAATCTGCCTCGCTGTGTTTCCATGTCTGAGGAGATTGTTCAG GTAGTAGGCGATCCGAATAATGTAAAGGCTGCTGTGGAAGTTATTTCATCTCGCTTGAGGGAGAGTCAGCACCGTGACCGCGGAAATAATTTCCATGGACGAGCACATTCACCAGAACGGTTCTTTCCTCCTGATGATGATTATATTCCTCACATGAACAATGCTGGACGTAAGTCATCCATGGATGGGTCTGGTTACGGGTCAAGATTATCCGGTCCCAATGCGAGAAACAGCAACTATGGCTCGCGTTCATCTGGTTATATGATAGAATCAGGGTCTGCTCCGATGGATGATAATGTGCAGCCCTTTTATGGAGAAGACCTTGTGTTTCGAATGCTTTGTCCAGTTGATAAAGTTGATCTTGTCCTCGGAGAGTCTGATGGAATTATAGATTTGCTTCAAAATGAGATTGGTGTGGATGTCAGGGCTACTGAACCTGTGGCCGGAGCAGATGAACAGATGATCATAATTTCTTCTGAGGAG GGCCCTGATGATGAGCTGTTTCCGGCTCAGGAAGCTTTACTGCATATCCAAACTCGTATTGTTGATCTTATTCCAGATGGAGACAATATTATAACTACCAGGTTACTCGTTTCATCAAGTGATATTGGATGCTTGGAGGGAAGAGACGGGTCTTTATCAGACATGATGCGACATACTGGTGCAAATATACAAATTCTGCCCAGAGAAGAACTTCCTCCTTGTGTATCAGGGAATGATATGCTTTTACAG ATAGTAGGAGAAATAAAAGTAGCTAGAGATGCTCTTGTTGAGGTGACATCAAGACTAAGGAGTCACGTATACAGGGAGTTGTTTCAAAAGGATAACATGACGCTTTCAGCCCCTGCCCCTGCAAGCAGTGCTCTAGATTACATTAATCCTATTCGTCAAGCTCGTACTGGAAATGGCCCTTCTATAGCTACGTATCAAAATGTGCAAACTGCTCAGCCATCAAAG GACTCTGGAGTGGTTGTCAATGAAGCAACAAAGCTGAATGAAAGTGAAAAACGTGAAGATGTTCCTACGGGGCTGAATAG TAGAATACCTGTGACACTTGTCACTCGGAGTATACTTGAAGTTGTCATACCCGAGAAGGCTGTTTCAAAGCTCAtaacaaaatcgaaaaacatgCTTGCTCAGATCAGCGAG TTATCGGGAGCCAGGGTAACCCTGGTAGAGGATAGTCCAGAGTTAACCCAAAAGATCATTCAGATTTCCGGTACTCCAGAGCAGACTGAGAGGGCTCAGAGCTTGCTCCAGGGTTTTATATTAAGCA CACAAGAAGACGACCCTTGA
- the LOC126802836 gene encoding protein PLASTID TRANSCRIPTIONALLY ACTIVE 7, with protein sequence MACSTLPSFSLSYSSHRAVQLRVENTVASSNCFFRTQVISGVQRNGKGRSVWRRRKLTKKDDMLRYKMDRVPFLEEQIRKVKDGGQLMGMDIERLLLSEDNRFEFVNEIAAEANEYVENNRDEYGGKKKAILHVLSNRVNDAGFYRPEAYEESDPFKPGPSYLKEFYT encoded by the exons ATGGCTTGCTCCACTCtaccctccttctctctctcttattcTTCCCAt AGGGCGGTGCAACTGAGAGTGGAAAACACAGTGGCTTCTTCCAACTGCTTTTTCAGAACGCAG GTAATTTCAGGGGTGCAAAGGAACGGGAAAGGTCGGAGTGTCTGGCGGCGAAGGAAACTG acaaagaaggatgacaTGTTGCGATACAAAATGGACAGAGTGCCTTTCCTGGAGGAACAAATTCGGAAGGTAAAGGATGGAGGACAGCTGATGGGAATGGACATTGAGAGACTACTACTATCAGAAGACAACCGGTTTGAATTTGTGAATGAAATTGCCGCCGAGGCCAATGAGTATGTTGAGAACAACCGAGATGAGTATGGCGGTAAGAAGAAAGCCATCCTTCATGTGCTAAGTAACCGTGTGAATGATGCTGGGTTTTATAGACCGGAGGCATATGAAGAATCTGACCCCTTTAAACCAGGGCCATCGTATTTGAAAGAATTTTACACTTGA
- the LOC126802421 gene encoding protein phosphatase 2C 57, which yields MALLSPQLQRFLLTKYNCTGGGSGGSLLKTNKNSSFCNKSTTPLCSAIAIDAPGSSSADVTGVRWGSTSLQGAREEMEDAVVVRSDGLDGYSFAAVFDGHAGLSSVKFLRDELYKECSEALQGGLVLSGKDIKAIREALQEAFERVDAKLLNWLERNGEEDESGSTATVMFVGNDMLFISHVGDSSVVQSCSGKAEVLTSPHRPYGSNKVCLQEIRRIREAGGWIVNGRICGDIAVSRAFGDMRFKTKKNEMLKKGVEEGRWTEKFVSRVQFSGDLVTATPDIYQASLGTDSEFLVLASDGLWDYINSSDAVSFVRNQLRQHGDVQLACDALAQAALDRKSQDNISIVIADLGRTNWQHLPLQQQNVVYEYGQAFATIGLVSLGIWMSTSLLSS from the exons ATGGCTCTCTTGAGTCCACAACTGCAGAGGTTCCTCTTAACCAAATACAACTGCACCGGCGGTGGATCAGGTGGCTCATTATTGAAGACCAACAAGAACAGTAGCTTCTGTAACAAGTCAACTACCCCACTATGCTCGGCGATCGCCATAGACGCGCCGGGGTCGTCGTCTGCCGACGTCACCGGAGTCAGGTGGGGCTCCACAAGCTTGCAGGGAGCGCgggaagagatggaagacgCCGTTGTTGTCCGGTCCGATGGACTTGATGGTTATTCGTTTGCTGCTGTTTTTGACGGACATGCTGGCTTATCCTCAGTCAAGTTCCTAAG AGATGAGCTCTACAAGGAGTGTAGTGAGGCTTTACAAGGTGGTTTGGTATTGAGTGGGAAGGATATCAAAGCAATTAGAGAGGCACTACAGGAGGCATTTGAAAGAGTTGATGCAAAGTTGTTGAACTG GCTTGAGAGGAATGGGGAGGAAGATGAGTCTGGTTCAACAGCTACTGTTATGTTCGTTGGGAATGATATGCTTTTCATTTCACATGTTGGCGATTCGTCTGTG GTTCAATCTTGTTCTGGAAAAGCTGAGGTATTGACCAGTCCTCATAGACCATATGGAAGCAACAAGGTCTGTCTTCAAGAAATTAGAAGAATCAGAGAAGCAGGTGGATGG ATCGTCAATGGAAGAATTTGTGGAGACATTGCTGTATCTCGCGCTTTTGGTGACATGCGGTTCAAGACAAAGAAAAACGA GATGCTGAAGAaaggagttgaagaaggaagaTGGACGGAGAAATTTGTTTCTCG TGTGCAATTTAGTGGAGACCTTGTTACCGCAACTCCTGACATTTATCAAGCAAGTCTTGGGACAGACTCAGAATTCCTAGTGTTAGCATCGGATGGCTTATGGGATTACATAAACAG CTCCGATGCGGTTTCATTTGTGAGGAATCAGCTTAGACAACATGGAGATGTCCAG CTTGCTTGTGACGCGCTTGCTCAAGCTGCTCTG GATAGAAAGTCACAAGATAATATCAGCATTGTAATTGCGGATTTAGG GCGAACAAATTGGCAACATTTGCcattacaacaacaaaatgTTGTTTATGAATATGGACAAGCTTTTGCTACTATCGGGCTCGTTTCACTTGGAATTTGGATGTCAACATCTTTGCTTTCTTCATGA
- the LOC126803103 gene encoding uncharacterized protein LOC126803103, whose translation MAQLSYNLFILRVLLLSVLFFSLVSGNDIVEGIKDVNNDHHIGQLFHKDTKVNSRKLAMMLDATMHDYDNAGANPKHDPRRRPGNGRNP comes from the exons ATGGCTCAGCTCAGTTACAACCTCTTCATTCTTCGTGTACTTCTCCTCTCAgtgcttttcttttctttagtttCAG GTAATGACATTGTTGAAGGTATTAAGGATGTCAATAATGATCACCACATTGGTCAGTTATTTCATAAG GATACCAAAGTGAATTCACGGAAGCTGGCTATGATGCTAGATGCAACAATGCATGACTACGATAATGCAGGAGCCAACCCCAAACACGATCCTCGAAGGAGACCTGGCAATGGGAGAAACCCATGA